In Streptomyces longhuiensis, the following proteins share a genomic window:
- a CDS encoding ABC transporter ATP-binding protein, with protein sequence MPKDATLKKADGASAHVGAAVRAADVDVRFRTKKKDVTALADVSLDVAAGEFVAIVGPSGCGKSTLLKLVAGLLAPSSGEVSLYGERVRGPRHDIGYVFQRAALLEWRSARRNILLQAEMRGMATEAARARADELIRMTGLTGFEDAYPHELSGGMQQRVALCRALLHEPPVLLMDEPFGALDALTREQLNVEMNRIWRQTRTTVLLVTHSIAEAVYLADRVVVMSPRPGTVTEIIDVGLPAERDYAATLATPEFRTATGRIRELLGAVSAHD encoded by the coding sequence ATGCCGAAGGACGCGACACTGAAGAAGGCCGACGGAGCGAGCGCACACGTCGGGGCCGCCGTGCGCGCGGCGGACGTCGACGTCCGCTTCCGTACGAAGAAGAAGGACGTCACCGCGCTCGCCGACGTCTCGCTCGACGTCGCGGCCGGCGAGTTCGTCGCCATCGTCGGACCGTCCGGCTGCGGCAAGTCCACACTCCTCAAGCTCGTCGCGGGGCTCCTCGCACCCTCGTCGGGTGAGGTCAGCCTCTACGGGGAGCGGGTGCGCGGCCCGCGCCACGACATCGGGTACGTGTTCCAGCGCGCGGCCCTCCTGGAGTGGCGCTCGGCGCGCCGCAACATCCTGCTCCAGGCGGAGATGCGCGGCATGGCCACCGAAGCGGCACGCGCGCGTGCCGACGAACTGATCCGGATGACGGGCCTCACCGGCTTCGAGGACGCCTATCCGCACGAGCTGTCGGGCGGCATGCAGCAACGGGTCGCCCTGTGCCGGGCCCTGCTGCACGAGCCGCCCGTCCTGCTCATGGACGAGCCGTTCGGCGCCCTCGACGCGCTCACCCGCGAGCAGCTCAACGTCGAGATGAACCGCATCTGGCGCCAGACCCGCACCACCGTCCTCCTGGTGACCCACTCCATCGCGGAGGCCGTCTACCTCGCGGACCGCGTCGTCGTCATGAGCCCGCGCCCCGGCACCGTCACCGAGATCATCGACGTCGGCCTGCCGGCGGAGCGGGACTACGCGGCGACGCTCGCCACCCCGGAGTTCCGCACGGCGACGGGCCGCATCCGTGAACTTCTGGGGGCGGTCTCGGCGCACGACTGA
- a CDS encoding IS607 family transposase, with the protein MNLKEWAIVNGVHPHTAYRWFREGTLPVPAQRVGPRTILVNIEADSSPSVTGGLGLYARVSSHDQKSDLERQLARLAVWAASTGHRVVRVESEIGSGMNGGRSRAKRLLADPDVTTVVVEHKDRLGRMNVELVEAALSATGRRLVVLDEGEVEDDLVRDMAEVLTSFCARLYGRRSAKNRAKKALEAAGVR; encoded by the coding sequence GTGAACCTCAAGGAGTGGGCGATAGTGAATGGTGTGCATCCGCATACCGCGTATCGCTGGTTCCGTGAGGGCACGTTGCCGGTACCTGCTCAGCGGGTCGGTCCGCGCACGATCCTGGTGAACATCGAGGCAGACTCTTCACCGTCCGTGACGGGCGGTCTGGGCCTGTATGCCCGTGTCTCCTCGCATGACCAGAAGAGTGATCTGGAGCGGCAGTTGGCGCGCCTGGCCGTCTGGGCGGCCAGCACCGGTCACCGGGTGGTGCGTGTGGAGTCCGAGATCGGGTCGGGCATGAACGGTGGCCGGTCCAGAGCGAAGCGCCTTCTGGCCGACCCGGATGTGACGACGGTCGTGGTCGAGCACAAGGACCGCCTGGGCCGGATGAACGTGGAACTCGTCGAGGCCGCCTTATCCGCGACGGGCCGCCGTCTGGTGGTCCTGGACGAGGGTGAGGTGGAAGACGATCTGGTGCGGGACATGGCGGAGGTACTGACCTCGTTCTGCGCCCGCCTGTACGGGCGTCGTTCCGCGAAGAACCGGGCAAAGAAGGCTCTTGAGGCGGCTGGAGTCCGATGA
- a CDS encoding transposase gives MTEPKKKQQLRAIDAPFVALGPSGVAIRDRLKHLTPEDIKVLRLAGEHLGRLASRDLKARCRDAGDHGAERWAARKRDLTGASSSRWAGAITKATHDQWALSRRCQLAHIQGLEAGVRMLRHRLSLPLGDKGAKGAAGGYRSKGEWFHKSRRLAILEHRLDVARADWEAGVVQVVRGGRKLLGNRHHLEATQLTEAQWRERWQAQRWFLQADGESGKRYGNETIRVTPDGEVSIKLPAPLASLANSKHGRYVLVSRVAFAHRGQEWADRIEGNRAVAYRIHYDVERGRWYLTASWQRPVVHTIPLESARAKGMIGVDTNADHFAAYRLDPHGNPVGDPHCFSYGLSGTAGHRDAQIRHAITRLLHWAKSCGVAAIGIENLDFTAEKTREKHGRKKGFRQLISGIPTGKLKARLVSMAAEVGLSIVAVDPAYTSMWGDQHWRKPMRTPRRTMSRHDAAGIAIGRRALGHPIRRRTAPPHDDQSDRRGHRTVQARPGIREREGTRPRVTDRAHDARARAGTQQGTRVTSASKTVRDARSAGQWVQDSLLHTD, from the coding sequence ATGACTGAGCCGAAAAAGAAGCAGCAGCTGCGTGCCATCGATGCGCCGTTCGTCGCCCTGGGGCCGTCCGGTGTTGCGATACGCGACCGTCTCAAGCACCTCACGCCCGAGGACATCAAGGTGTTGCGCCTGGCCGGCGAACACCTCGGACGCCTCGCGTCCCGCGACCTTAAGGCCCGCTGCCGGGACGCGGGTGACCATGGCGCCGAGAGGTGGGCGGCGCGTAAGCGGGACCTGACGGGCGCCTCGTCGTCGCGGTGGGCCGGAGCGATCACGAAGGCCACGCACGACCAGTGGGCTTTGTCCCGCCGCTGCCAGCTCGCCCACATCCAGGGCCTTGAGGCCGGTGTGCGCATGCTGAGGCACCGTCTGTCCCTTCCGCTCGGTGACAAGGGCGCCAAGGGTGCTGCGGGCGGCTACCGCTCCAAGGGCGAGTGGTTCCACAAATCGCGGCGCCTGGCGATCCTGGAACACCGTCTCGACGTGGCGCGTGCGGACTGGGAGGCCGGTGTCGTGCAGGTGGTGCGTGGTGGCCGCAAGCTGCTGGGCAACCGGCACCACCTCGAAGCCACGCAGCTCACCGAGGCCCAGTGGCGGGAACGCTGGCAGGCCCAGCGCTGGTTCCTCCAGGCTGACGGCGAGTCCGGGAAGCGGTACGGGAACGAGACGATCCGCGTCACCCCCGACGGCGAAGTGTCCATCAAGCTGCCGGCCCCGCTCGCCAGCCTGGCGAACAGCAAGCACGGCCGGTATGTCCTGGTCTCCAGGGTCGCTTTCGCGCATCGGGGCCAGGAGTGGGCCGACCGCATCGAGGGCAACCGGGCTGTCGCCTACCGCATCCACTACGACGTGGAACGTGGCCGCTGGTACCTGACCGCCTCGTGGCAGCGGCCGGTGGTCCACACGATCCCGTTGGAGAGCGCACGCGCCAAGGGCATGATCGGCGTGGACACGAACGCGGATCACTTCGCCGCGTACCGGCTCGACCCGCACGGCAACCCGGTAGGCGACCCGCACTGCTTCTCCTACGGCCTCAGCGGGACGGCGGGCCACCGGGACGCGCAGATCCGGCACGCCATCACCCGGCTCCTGCACTGGGCGAAAAGCTGCGGCGTTGCCGCCATCGGGATCGAGAACCTGGACTTCACCGCCGAGAAGACCCGCGAGAAGCACGGCCGCAAGAAGGGGTTCCGGCAGCTGATCTCAGGGATCCCGACCGGGAAGCTCAAGGCCCGGCTCGTCTCCATGGCCGCCGAGGTGGGCTTGTCCATCGTGGCCGTTGATCCGGCCTACACCTCGATGTGGGGCGACCAGCACTGGCGCAAGCCGATGCGGACACCCCGCCGCACGATGTCCCGTCACGATGCCGCCGGCATCGCGATCGGGCGACGCGCCCTCGGGCACCCGATCCGGCGACGGACGGCACCGCCCCACGACGACCAGAGTGATCGTCGTGGGCATCGGACCGTCCAGGCCCGACCGGGTATCCGGGAGCGTGAGGGAACCCGCCCACGCGTCACGGACCGTGCACACGATGCACGTGCCCGAGCGGGTACACAACAGGGGACGCGGGTGACCAGTGCATCCAAAACCGTTCGGGATGCGCGCAGTGCCGGGCAGTGGGTCCAAGACTCACTCCTGCACACTGACTAG
- a CDS encoding sugar phosphate isomerase/epimerase family protein, with translation MKSSRRAFLGTSLGLAAAVGTALPASAGQRRRIPRGGIGMHLYTMRDVLAKDFAGTVEQLAEIGYATVGVSGRHGYGAADIRRMLDTVGLRAVLEHVAYTTLTGSGLPQALEDLHTLGARWPVVPSLPGSMHSPAGYREAAREFNRIGAASREAGLGPVLFHNHDGDHDVLDGENLYDILVRETDPHLVAFELDVYWASKGGADPATYFVRHRRRFPALHVKDMAPDGGFADVGSGTLDFAAMFDDAQVGGVRQWLVEHDTPKDPFATARNSYEYLAALRY, from the coding sequence ATGAAGAGCAGCAGAAGGGCCTTTCTCGGTACGTCGTTGGGGCTCGCGGCAGCGGTCGGTACGGCGCTGCCCGCGTCGGCCGGGCAGCGGCGGCGCATCCCGCGCGGTGGCATCGGCATGCACCTCTACACGATGCGTGACGTCCTCGCGAAGGACTTCGCCGGCACCGTGGAGCAGCTCGCGGAGATCGGGTACGCGACGGTCGGTGTGAGCGGGCGGCACGGGTACGGGGCGGCGGACATCCGGCGGATGCTCGACACGGTCGGCCTGCGCGCGGTCCTGGAGCATGTCGCGTACACGACGCTGACGGGCAGCGGGCTGCCGCAGGCGCTGGAGGATCTGCACACCCTGGGCGCCAGGTGGCCGGTGGTGCCCAGCCTGCCGGGCTCGATGCACAGTCCGGCCGGATACCGGGAAGCGGCGAGGGAGTTCAACCGGATCGGGGCCGCGTCGCGCGAGGCGGGGCTCGGCCCCGTCCTGTTCCACAACCACGACGGCGACCACGACGTGCTGGACGGGGAGAACCTGTACGACATCCTCGTCCGCGAGACCGATCCGCATCTGGTCGCCTTCGAGCTGGACGTGTACTGGGCGTCGAAGGGCGGCGCCGATCCCGCCACGTACTTCGTGCGGCACCGGCGCCGCTTCCCCGCCCTGCACGTGAAGGACATGGCGCCCGACGGCGGGTTCGCCGACGTGGGGTCGGGGACGCTCGACTTCGCTGCCATGTTCGACGACGCACAGGTCGGCGGCGTGAGGCAGTGGCTGGTGGAGCACGACACCCCGAAGGACCCGTTCGCGACGGCCCGCAACAGCTACGAGTACCTGGCGGCGCTGCGGTACTGA